The genomic interval GGCCGCCGAGCGCGGCTACACGCACACGCACGATGCCGCCACCGGCCTCGCCATCGGTCCGCAGGAAGCCGACATCCTGCTGCAGCTCGCACCGCACCTGTCGGGTCGGATCACCTTCGCGATGCACGACTTCGCCATGGACGCCGCAATCCAGAACGGTCTGAAGCCGTTCGCCGGTGATGACATGTGCCGGGCGATCGCCTGGAAGATCATCAGTGACGGATCGAATCAGGGGCGCAGCGGATACCAGCGCGAGAACTACCTCGGCCGCGACTTCCACGGATCGCCGAACTACGACCACGCGGCGCTGGTCGACCGCATCCGCACCGCTCACGCACACGGCTGGCAGGTGATGGTGCACGCCAACGGCGACGCAGCGATCGATGAGACGATCGACGCCTATGAGGAGGCGCTGGACGGCCGCAGCGGCCTGGACCACCGCGACCGCATCGAGCACTGCTCATTCGCGCATCCCGAACAACTCGACCGGATGGCCGCGCTCGGGCTCAGCCCGAGCTTTCTGATCGGGCACCTGTACTACTGGGGCGACGCGTTCGAGGAGCGCATCGTCGGCGCCGAGAAGGCACAACTGCTCGATCCGGTCGCGGGTGCGCGACGCCGAGGGATGCGAGTGAGCACCCACAGCGACTACACGGTGACCGACTTCGAGCCGTTGCGCGAGGTGCAGACGCAGGTGACCCGCATCCGCCGTGGCAGCGGTCTGCCGCTCAATACGGCAGAAGCCGTCGACGTGCACACCGCGCTGAAGGCGAAGACGATCGATGCCGCCTGGCAGGTGCACGCTGACGACGCTGAGGGCAGCATCGCGGTCGGCAAGTTCGCCGACCTCGTGGTGCTCGACGCTGATCCCGTAGAGGTGGACCCGGCCACGATCGCCGACATCACCGTGCTGCGCACGATCGTCGGCGGCCGCACCGTCTACCGGTCCTAGCTCGCCTGCCAGGCGGGTGAGATCAGCGGGTGAGGATGAGCGCCTCGCCCTGGCCGCCTCCCCCGCACAGCGCCGCTACGGCAGTGCCAGAGCCGCGCTTGGCGAGCTGATGCGCGAGGTGCACGACCAGGCGGGTTCCGCTGGCGCCGATCGGATGCCCGATGGCGATGCCCCCGCCGTGCACGTTCACGATGTCGGACGACAGCCCGAGCTGCTGCTGTGAGCGGGCGACCACGGCCCCGAACGCCTCGTTGATCTCGAC from Microbacterium sp. H1-D42 carries:
- a CDS encoding amidohydrolase encodes the protein MTDSSPDRSSSGPELIVTGRIRTMEADRPAAEAIAVTGGRITALGTADVILALATADTQVLTVTDGVVYPGFVEPHMHYWASATQLDWVDCGTRDGATFDEVLDRLRRAEPAQGDWVLGQLYDPALVEGERELTRDVLDEISPDRPMMVMNASLHFAYVNSAALTAAGIPEDIEDPAGATFGRDGTGRLNGSLGELAAMAAVMQAVPPLSQQRLLDNIVRINQRAAERGYTHTHDAATGLAIGPQEADILLQLAPHLSGRITFAMHDFAMDAAIQNGLKPFAGDDMCRAIAWKIISDGSNQGRSGYQRENYLGRDFHGSPNYDHAALVDRIRTAHAHGWQVMVHANGDAAIDETIDAYEEALDGRSGLDHRDRIEHCSFAHPEQLDRMAALGLSPSFLIGHLYYWGDAFEERIVGAEKAQLLDPVAGARRRGMRVSTHSDYTVTDFEPLREVQTQVTRIRRGSGLPLNTAEAVDVHTALKAKTIDAAWQVHADDAEGSIAVGKFADLVVLDADPVEVDPATIADITVLRTIVGGRTVYRS